In a single window of the Methanobacterium aggregans genome:
- a CDS encoding threonine/serine exporter family protein — MKGTEVPSGLLEFLTKLGKALASAGISVVDVTAILKRIASAYRVESEILVFPTMILIKIGEHESAPITAANPKPGLIPLNQVSELYELIYKAENAELDPKEGVKRIKEILSEKHLFGPLGIIVGYILFSVGIGLLMQPSPEQLLASGILGGLVGTLILFGENKSQFSLILPVTAALLVSCLFFWGVKEGLIVGSFVMLIPSLAYFLPGATLTTGMFELASGEIVSGASRVIYGAAILLLLLFGVILGLQIMGLPSQELVVLKSATLGWWAPYLGILIFAVGMYLFMSIRSKDLPWVILILYIAFIGQQIGNYLIGGFFGGFVGSLLMAVSGTIIEQGEHKTPSFVSILPAFWVLVPGSLGFISLATLAGQNLSASVTSGLLMILTIVSISLGLLVGAVVTEPLKNRRII, encoded by the coding sequence ATGAAAGGAACTGAAGTACCATCAGGTCTTCTTGAATTTTTAACAAAATTAGGGAAAGCTCTGGCCTCTGCAGGCATATCAGTTGTGGATGTAACTGCCATATTGAAGAGAATTGCCTCCGCATACCGTGTGGAATCTGAGATATTGGTTTTCCCCACCATGATCCTTATAAAGATTGGTGAGCATGAATCTGCGCCCATCACTGCAGCTAACCCAAAACCTGGACTCATACCATTAAATCAGGTCTCTGAATTGTATGAACTGATCTACAAGGCAGAGAATGCTGAACTAGATCCCAAAGAGGGAGTTAAACGTATAAAGGAAATACTGTCTGAAAAACATCTTTTTGGACCACTTGGAATAATTGTGGGCTACATCCTGTTTTCAGTGGGTATTGGATTACTCATGCAACCTTCACCAGAACAGCTCTTAGCTTCAGGAATTTTAGGTGGGCTGGTCGGTACTTTAATCCTTTTTGGAGAAAATAAATCTCAATTTTCACTTATACTCCCTGTAACGGCTGCGTTACTCGTTTCTTGCCTGTTCTTCTGGGGAGTTAAAGAAGGGTTAATAGTTGGATCCTTCGTTATGCTCATTCCATCCCTTGCATACTTCCTGCCGGGTGCAACCCTCACAACAGGTATGTTCGAACTTGCATCCGGTGAGATTGTTTCAGGTGCAAGCAGGGTTATCTACGGTGCTGCAATCCTTTTACTCCTCCTTTTCGGCGTTATCCTCGGACTTCAGATAATGGGTCTGCCCAGCCAGGAACTCGTTGTCCTAAAATCTGCAACACTTGGTTGGTGGGCTCCTTACCTTGGAATTTTAATATTTGCAGTTGGAATGTACCTTTTCATGTCCATACGCAGCAAAGATTTACCATGGGTTATTCTAATTCTTTACATAGCTTTTATTGGACAGCAAATCGGTAATTATTTGATAGGAGGTTTTTTTGGAGGTTTCGTGGGGTCCCTGCTTATGGCAGTCAGCGGTACGATCATAGAACAGGGTGAACATAAAACACCCAGCTTCGTTTCAATTTTACCTGCATTCTGGGTTTTAGTTCCTGGTTCTCTGGGTTTTATCAGCCTTGCAACCCTTGCAGGTCAAAACTTGT
- a CDS encoding sensor histidine kinase translates to MNYNYIPYAMVLAISSLIAIFLTFYTWKRKKVPGATYISLALLGVAFWSFSAILVVLSSKISSSIFWSQLSYIGVVSIAPLWLLFAATYTQNDAWFTKSRWLLLWVVPAFVLVLVFTNQWHGLIWPHVVPVHTGSGTVFVYDHGIGAWINVIYSYLLMVVGMILLSQTVINSPGLYRYQAGLLLVGALVPMLLNAVYLADIYPDPGMDPTPFAFLVTGFVSAWSLLRFEFLNVMPVAHTALFKSIDGGVVVLDAQNRVVEVNPAAKQLLGLEGEVLGETAKSVMISFQDFKEPHDGLSMHYETLLKSSKPCWVDVNVKPLYHGNESLLGYLISLNNITQIKTAEERSKKALEENKLLMKEIHHRVKNNLTVISSLLSMQSRYIKDKDDREMFIESQNRAKSMAMIHEMIYSSMGEFKRIKFGLYMDKLSKTIFNAYTMDPNRINLETDFEDIWLDLDTAVPLGLILNELISNALKYAFPEGRKGTLKVTFKKEDDTNLLLSVEDDGVGVPEKNGVNENSLGLILIKSLVGQINGNITVDNKNGLKINIRFPEMDYNKL, encoded by the coding sequence ATGAACTACAACTACATACCATATGCAATGGTTCTTGCAATATCCTCTTTGATTGCAATTTTTCTCACCTTTTACACGTGGAAACGGAAAAAGGTTCCAGGTGCAACGTACATATCACTTGCACTTCTTGGAGTTGCATTCTGGTCATTTTCAGCCATACTTGTTGTTTTATCCTCAAAAATATCATCAAGCATATTCTGGTCCCAGCTAAGTTACATCGGTGTTGTTAGTATAGCACCACTATGGTTACTTTTTGCTGCAACTTATACCCAGAACGATGCTTGGTTCACAAAATCCAGATGGCTGCTTTTATGGGTTGTACCAGCATTTGTATTGGTATTGGTGTTCACGAACCAGTGGCATGGTTTGATATGGCCCCATGTAGTTCCAGTACACACTGGATCTGGAACAGTCTTTGTTTACGATCATGGTATTGGTGCTTGGATCAACGTGATATATTCCTACCTCCTTATGGTAGTGGGAATGATCCTGTTATCCCAGACTGTGATAAACTCGCCGGGTCTCTATAGATATCAGGCAGGGTTACTGCTGGTGGGAGCACTGGTTCCAATGTTATTAAATGCTGTTTATCTTGCAGATATCTACCCTGACCCTGGAATGGATCCAACACCATTTGCATTTCTTGTAACAGGATTTGTATCTGCATGGAGCCTTTTAAGATTCGAATTTTTGAATGTAATGCCGGTTGCACACACAGCACTGTTCAAAAGTATTGATGGAGGGGTTGTTGTTTTAGATGCTCAAAATAGAGTAGTGGAGGTTAATCCTGCAGCAAAACAACTTTTAGGTTTGGAAGGGGAAGTACTGGGTGAAACTGCAAAATCTGTTATGATCTCCTTCCAAGATTTTAAAGAACCCCATGATGGCCTTTCTATGCACTATGAAACACTGCTGAAGAGCTCCAAACCATGCTGGGTGGATGTGAATGTTAAACCTCTTTACCATGGTAATGAATCACTTTTAGGTTATCTAATTTCTCTGAACAACATAACCCAGATTAAAACTGCAGAGGAACGTTCTAAAAAAGCACTTGAAGAGAATAAGCTTCTCATGAAGGAAATACATCATCGTGTTAAAAACAATTTAACCGTTATATCCAGCCTTTTGAGCATGCAGTCCAGGTACATAAAAGATAAAGATGACCGTGAAATGTTCATTGAAAGCCAAAACAGGGCAAAATCAATGGCAATGATCCATGAAATGATTTACAGTTCAATGGGGGAATTTAAACGTATAAAATTTGGATTATACATGGACAAATTGAGCAAAACCATATTCAATGCTTATACAATGGATCCTAACAGAATAAATCTTGAAACAGATTTTGAAGATATATGGCTGGATTTGGACACGGCTGTACCTCTAGGGCTCATACTGAACGAACTCATATCTAACGCTCTCAAATATGCATTTCCTGAGGGAAGAAAAGGTACCTTAAAGGTAACATTCAAAAAAGAAGATGATACGAACTTACTGTTAAGCGTTGAAGATGATGGTGTTGGTGTCCCTGAAAAAAATGGTGTAAATGAAAATAGTTTAGGTTTAATCCTAATAAAGAGCCTTGTTGGACAAATTAATGGAAATATAACCGTTGATAATAAGAATGGACTTAAAATCAATATTCGATTCCCTGAAATGGACTATAACAAACTTTAA
- a CDS encoding archaeosine biosynthesis radical SAM protein RaSEA, protein MEIQKLMHEIRENAIEKMEKRSPEDLAASWSGEDLLYSGIGNAIFIVLPTSGCAWALSGSGGCTMCSYVADSPLVDVGADELVDIFKKRMARHEIRENTTVKIFVSGSFLNEDEVPKKARDTILGILRDEENVEEVVVESRPEYVTEEVLRDCSEALGNKLFEIGMGLETSNNHTRKYKINKGFTCEDFESAVETIKKMQSDYNVHAKAYLFVKPILTSEKEAIKEAVESARYAERVGASRVSFCPATIHKGTLMELLWKQGSYQPPWIWSVVEILKEVRSSVKIPVIMDTAAFGTRRGPYNCKKCNSRLKSLIIQSNLHQDVPKELEEFDCECKVKWTADVEFSDLTHSTTNLSRMK, encoded by the coding sequence ATGGAAATACAAAAGTTAATGCATGAAATCAGAGAAAATGCCATTGAAAAGATGGAAAAAAGGTCTCCAGAAGACCTGGCTGCAAGCTGGTCTGGTGAAGATCTGCTTTACTCAGGAATTGGAAACGCTATTTTTATAGTTCTTCCTACTTCAGGCTGTGCATGGGCACTTTCAGGATCTGGAGGCTGCACCATGTGCAGTTACGTTGCAGATTCACCCCTTGTAGATGTTGGGGCAGATGAACTTGTTGACATCTTCAAAAAACGTATGGCCCGGCATGAAATAAGGGAGAACACAACTGTGAAGATCTTCGTATCTGGAAGCTTCCTGAACGAGGATGAAGTTCCTAAAAAGGCTCGAGACACTATTTTAGGAATTTTAAGGGATGAAGAAAATGTTGAAGAGGTTGTTGTTGAATCAAGACCAGAATACGTAACGGAAGAAGTGCTCCGTGACTGCAGTGAAGCCCTGGGAAACAAGTTATTTGAGATTGGGATGGGACTTGAAACCTCAAACAACCACACAAGGAAGTACAAAATAAACAAGGGATTCACATGTGAAGACTTTGAATCTGCAGTTGAAACCATCAAGAAGATGCAGTCAGATTACAATGTTCATGCCAAAGCCTACCTCTTTGTAAAACCAATACTCACATCTGAAAAAGAAGCTATAAAAGAAGCTGTTGAATCTGCACGTTACGCTGAACGGGTCGGTGCAAGCAGAGTTTCATTTTGTCCTGCAACCATCCATAAGGGCACTTTAATGGAGTTACTCTGGAAGCAGGGTTCCTACCAGCCCCCATGGATATGGAGTGTTGTGGAAATTCTGAAGGAAGTGAGAAGTTCCGTTAAAATCCCAGTTATAATGGACACTGCAGCATTCGGAACACGAAGAGGTCCTTACAACTGTAAGAAGTGTAATTCTCGCCTTAAAAGCTTGATAATTCAGTCAAACCTTCATCAAGATGTTCCTAAGGAACTGGAAGAATTTGACTGTGAATGTAAGGTGAAGTGGACTGCAGATGTGGAGTTTTCAGACCTCACACATTCAACAACTAACCTTAGTAGGATGAAGTAG